The window ACAGCAAGCAACATAAGCGACCAGAATCAATGTAGCATGCCGGTTACAATAGCTATTGGGAGCACATTTCGTTGAAGGCGAACTATCACGGAAACAGGGAGTGGGGCCGAGTCCGGCTCGGCCCCTCTTAAGATCGCGCGGATCCTACCGACCGTGGGACAGAAATCAcaggtaaggtaggtaggtgcctACCAACTGCCGGCTAGCTGCCTGGCAGCCTGGGTCGAGAATGGGGGCTGCAGCCTACATCCTACATGACAATATACCTATTTATGTCCCTCGAGTTTGCTGCTGGTGCAGCAAGTGGCAGAATGATTTCGCTATGCCCCAAGACCCAACGCTCGAGAAGTCTCCAGTTGCAGACCCTCTTTTCCCTCACAAAGTCAATGCCATGGACCCTGGATTTGCCGCACAGACCGGCTTTAGGCTGTTTATGGTAATCAATGCATGTTTGATTGTGAGCGATGACTATGGAAAGATAGAGTAAAACAAAGCCAGGTTTCTGTGCATTTCACTCTTTCTCCGTCTCGTTGCCTTGCTCATCGCGCAAAAAATTCTGGCAGGATGCGCTTTCTTTCAATTGCCTGGTGTGGCCTCAATTCACATTTGCCAGGGGTTCTGTGGTTGATGGCAGGTGGCAGCAGTCGTAGGTATCTTTACCCCTGAACTTGGCCCAATAGACAATAAGGGAATCACGCTCAGACCATGTAGCGGTGAGAGTGTCACCACTATCTGATTGGATGATATAGCCCCCCGCAATCGTTTTGGTGCTAGAGACCTACCTCCACCCAACACCACTAAGGCTACAGagacctacctacctaccagTGGCAGTCTGGCAGACAGACACTAAACCCAgtgaagaaagggggggcCTGTCCTCTGCCTCGAAGCCTATTGTGCCACTGGTTGGCCTTGTTGGTTGTGCCCCGCCTTGTCCACAACAAAGTGACCCTCCAAACCGCTGAAAACCATCACCAACACCGCCCTTCCCCCCTAGCTCTTCCGAACCTCAACTCTGCGCTGCGCGCGTGAAAATATTCCCCTTCTCCATTCCACTTTGCGTCGCAGCATCCCCCAAGACTCGTTGAGCCACAGTACACAATGAAGGGCGAGGTAAGTTGGACGCAATGccctttttccctttttgTGTTTTGCTTTCCGTCTTCCAAAACCCCCATCGTTGCAGCTCTCTAGTGGCATCGTAGGCTGGCTATGGCTTCCCATTTGCCGCTGTCGCTACTGCTACTGCTACCAAGGCGAACCCCTGAAATCTGCTTAGCTGTCCCATCACACCTTGATCTCGGTGTGCGGCTCTAGTACTGACGGCAATGTCTCCAGATTCTTCACCTTCATCTCGGTCAGGCCGGTACCCAGCTGGGTAACTCTGCTTGGGAGCTGTACGTCCATGCCCGTCCCATCCCTTCCTGATACCGATACGACAGGGAAAACTCCGTGAAGCTGACCACCCAATCCATTGCGCAGTTACCTCCTCGAGCACGGCCTCGGCTCCGATGGTCGTCCCGACCCCAATGCCAAGGATGTCGTTGATGGCGGTTCTTACGAGACGTTCTTTACCGAGACTAGCAATGGCAAATACGTTCCTCGTTCCCTCTTCGTGGACCTCGACCCCTCTCCCATCGACGAGATCCGAACTGGCGGCTACCGCCAGCTTTTCCACCCCGAGCTGTTGATCAGCGGCAAGGAGGATGCCGCCAACAACTACGCCCGTGGCCACTACACCATTGGCAAGGAGATGGTTGACAATGTCATTGACCGCGTCCGCCGCGTCGCTGGTTCGTCTCCCCTTGCCCGCCGCTTTCAGAAGCCTGACTGACCAACGACTCTACAGACAACTGCCACTCTCTCCAGGGATTCCTGATCTTCCACTCCTTCGGTGGTGGTACCGGCTCCGGCTTTGGTGCCCTCCTGCTCGAGCGCCTCTCCACCGAGTACGGCAAGAAGTCGAAGCTCGAGTTCGCTGTCTACCCCGCCCCGCGCGTCTCGACCGCCGTTGTTGAGCCCTACAACGCTGTCCTGTCCACCCACAGCACCATCGAGAACTCGGACTGCaccttcctcgtcgacaacgagGCTGTCTACGACATCTGCCGTCGCAACCTTGACATCCCCCGTCCTGGCTACGAACACCTGAACCGCCTGATCGCCCAGGTCGTCAGCTCCATCACCTCGTCCCTCCGCTTCGACGGTGCCCTCAACGTCGATCTGAACGAGTTCCAGACCAACTTGGTTCCCTACCCCCGTATCCACTACCCCCTCATCAGCTACGCTCCTGTCATCTCGGCCAACAAGAGCTCTCACGAGAGCTTCAAGGTTCAGGAGCTTACCTTCCAGTGTATGTAACGCCTTCACCCGCTTACAGGCCCTAAGAGACTAACAAATATCAGGCTTCGAGCCCAACAACCAGATGGTCGTCTGCGATCCCCGCAACGGCAAGTACATGGCCGTCGCCCTTCTCTACCGTGGAGATGTTGTCCCCCGCGACTGCAACGCTGCCATCGCTgccctcaaggccaagtCTTCCTTCAACCTCGTCGAGTGGTGCCCCACTGGTTTCAAGCTCGGCATCAACTACCAGAAGCCCATGGCTgtccctgccgccgccggcgatggtggtCTTGCCTCCGTCGACCGCTCTGTCTCCATGCTGTCCAACACCActgccatcgccgaggcctggTCGAGACTGGACCACAAGTTCGATCTTATGTACAGCAAGCGCGCCTTCGTTCACTGGTATGTTGGTGAGGGTATGGAGGAGGGTGAGTTCAGCGAGGCCCGTGAGGATCTTGCTGCGCTCGAGAAGGATTACGAGGAGGTTGCTGCCGACTCCTtcgaggccgatgaggacgacgccgagtACTAAGCAGATACCGGAGACGGCCACGTTTCTGTTTTTTCCCCCGTTTCGCAGTAGACTGGTTGCTGCGACGAACAACAACCAACTCGGTAGCAGCTTTGGGCGACACGAACTGTATGCAAAACCTTGGTTTTTTGGCGGCCGTTGGAGGGCTGGACCGGTAAATTTCTCAGATGTCGTTCTCGCTGAATGGACATGGATTCGCGGAAAGGCACCGGGTTACGCCATAACCCATTGAAAGGATATTTCGGAGTCAAGCTCGAGTTGATAATAGATGAGACCCAAGTCACTTTCTTTTTCACACAAGTACATACTTGGTAACCCCCTGACCGGTCTGACGAGAGCCTCTTGGGATTCAAAGTAGTCAATTGTAAATGGATTCGTTATCCAAAACGCTTGAGAATGATGTGACGATAAGGTTACAACGATTACATGCTATTCAGATGGGACATTGCTGAGGCGCACCCCATTGGCAAACGTGGACAAGCACTTGTTCTGGAAAAACGATTATTATTCTTTGACGCCTTTCCCCCGACGCTTGTCGTTGCCCACTTTTGGTATCCCATAACCTTCTTACATGTGAGACATCTATCTCCTTCTTTCTATATCCACTTcagttttttttcttcttccactccGCCGCTCTCTTGGCGCCACGGCCGACAGGCTTCGACTTCTTGACGCCACCCCCCTTGGGCTTGCTCCGCTTGTTGAACTTGAGGTCCTTCGGCCTGCCGTCCTTGGCGCTGGCGCGACGGCCCTCGAAGATGAAGTCCTCGGGCGCCTTCATGTCGTCCTTAgggacggcgccggagccgtTACCGGGGGCGCGGGGCTTCCCTCTGTCGCCTCtctcgccgaggcgctcgcGGTTGGCGCCGGAGCGGCCCAGCAGGCGCGCCGCGCGGCCGGCCTTGGACTGCTGCTCGGGGGTGATCTTGGCGCGGTACTTTGTGTTACCGGGCGCGCCGGGACCGCCCGATTGGGCGGCTCTGGCCTTGTTCGTGCGTTCCATGGCCAGGGCCGTCTTGTGAGGGGCCTTGGCGCGGGTTACGCGCATGATGCGGGGGAGCATGGGAGGGTATTTCTTGCCATCCAGGAGaagggcggcttcgacgtGGTTTCCATCCTGTCCTTTGTCAGTCTGTTTTTCCTTCTTTGATTTTTCTTGTGTGGAAATCATTGAGGGGAGTGCAGGTTCTTACGTAGAACTGAACGTAGGCGAATCCTTTGCCCACTCTCGTCTTGGGGTCGCGCACAACGCGTACgttctcgaccttgccggcgTGCTTGCCAAACGTCCTCCAGAGGCCCTCCTCGATGTCGGCGGGGACCTTGGTACGCTTCTTCTGGACtgtctcgccctcctcattGGTGGTAAGgatggtctcgtcgtcgatgaagcCGAGGTTTCCGACGAAAATgcagcggcggtggtccGTGGGCGCCGGGTGAGCGACGCTGTCGACACGCAGGtggcggtcgaggacgatggtGCCGTTGAGCTCAGCGCAGACCTTGCGCGCGGCAGCAGGTGTGGAGAAAACGACGTAGGCGTTGGCCGACTTTGTCGTCTCGTTCATGAGGGACTTTGTGATATAAGCCGCGCGCTTGGGGAGAGCGCCGCCGGAGAACGCGATGGAGCGGAAGCGGATCGACTCAATCTTCTGCGGCGGTGTggcgtccttgtcgaggacgctGACGAGGTGGGCCTCGAGGGTACGCTTGGCCGACTTGCTGTCGATGGCATCGGAGGCGACGTTGGAGAGGAACACGGTACGGctcgccttctccatctcgctATCCTTCACCTTGGTCTTGGCGTCAGCGGCAAGCGACTCGTGGACGAGGGGCGCTTCAGCGTCGgactcctcggcctcggacgATGTTTCAGAGGTCGCCTCTTCGCCATCTTCTTTGCTCTCGGTATCCTTCTTGCTGCGTTTTCCGGCCGGTTTCTCCGTTACTTCTGCCTCCGCGAGCTTGCTCAGGTACTTGCCCTCGATATCGTCCTCTACGCGCTTGCGCTTCCGTTCCTTTTTCGCCTTTGGGGCTGGCTCTGAGACTTCCTCCTCTAAGTCCTCAGCGTCCgactcgtcctcggcaaTATCGTCGAGATCAACATCCTCGTCACTACCAAGCTCGGACAACTCCTCATCGtctccctcgtcggcgtccgggAGTTCCTCGTCGGAATCGGCGGATTGGGGCTCGGCCCTTGCCTTTGGTGTGGATAGTTCGGGGTGACTTGTCTTCTCGGGAGCTTTAACGGGACCGGCCTGGTCTTGGTTAGAGAGTTTTTGATCCTATTCGCGGATTTGTAAAGGACTTACACTGGATGCGAAAAGGGCATCGAGGGTGGGGTCAATGGCcttgcccgaggcggcgagtTTTGTGCTTCTGAGGAAAGTTTAGTGACTTATTTGGAGATTTCCTTTGTGCATGACGAATTGTGAGCATACCTCTTTGCCATTGTTGCGATAATGTCTTGCAACTCTGGTTGTTAAGGCCCAATGTTCTGCAATGGGTCTTCTGTAGATGCACCAATTCCCAATGCGCTCCCGCATCGAGGGAAAAAATATCAAGCTCTATCGGCTGGGCTTCTATGGGTGTACCGATAAGAAAACCGGAGATACCGATAAGAGGCGGAACAACCGTCAATTGGTGAAAAACGTCAGCAGGCCGCTATTTGCCGAGAACAAGTGCCCCGTGCCCGCTGTTGTGCCCGCGTTCACCGCTTTCGCTGTCAGGGCGCAGGCTTTCTGCCGACCGATCCTGGTTCCGCACCGGGCTGGGGGGGGTAGTAGACGGGAAAGGCACAGAGAGGGAGCAGAGCAGGTGAGCGCATCTCTCTCCATAGAGCGGCAGGTCACTAAcgcctttctcttcctcctccgaaAACCCAccacaacaccaccacctgCGCCCGC is drawn from Colletotrichum destructivum chromosome 6, complete sequence and contains these coding sequences:
- a CDS encoding Putative tubulin, encoding MKGEILHLHLGQAGTQLGNSAWELYLLEHGLGSDGRPDPNAKDVVDGGSYETFFTETSNGKYVPRSLFVDLDPSPIDEIRTGGYRQLFHPELLISGKEDAANNYARGHYTIGKEMVDNVIDRVRRVADNCHSLQGFLIFHSFGGGTGSGFGALLLERLSTEYGKKSKLEFAVYPAPRVSTAVVEPYNAVLSTHSTIENSDCTFLVDNEAVYDICRRNLDIPRPGYEHLNRLIAQVVSSITSSLRFDGALNVDLNEFQTNLVPYPRIHYPLISYAPVISANKSSHESFKVQELTFQCFEPNNQMVVCDPRNGKYMAVALLYRGDVVPRDCNAAIAALKAKSSFNLVEWCPTGFKLGINYQKPMAVPAAAGDGGLASVDRSVSMLSNTTAIAEAWSRLDHKFDLMYSKRAFVHWYVGEGMEEGEFSEAREDLAALEKDYEEVAADSFEADEDDAEY
- a CDS encoding Putative RNA recognition motif domain, nucleotide-binding alpha-beta plait domain superfamily, which encodes MAKRSTKLAASGKAIDPTLDALFASSAGPVKAPEKTSHPELSTPKARAEPQSADSDEELPDADEGDDEELSELGSDEDVDLDDIAEDESDAEDLEEEVSEPAPKAKKERKRKRVEDDIEGKYLSKLAEAEVTEKPAGKRSKKDTESKEDGEEATSETSSEAEESDAEAPLVHESLAADAKTKVKDSEMEKASRTVFLSNVASDAIDSKSAKRTLEAHLVSVLDKDATPPQKIESIRFRSIAFSGGALPKRAAYITKSLMNETTKSANAYVVFSTPAAARKVCAELNGTIVLDRHLRVDSVAHPAPTDHRRCIFVGNLGFIDDETILTTNEEGETVQKKRTKVPADIEEGLWRTFGKHAGKVENVRVVRDPKTRVGKGFAYVQFYDGNHVEAALLLDGKKYPPMLPRIMRVTRAKAPHKTALAMERTNKARAAQSGGPGAPGNTKYRAKITPEQQSKAGRAARLLGRSGANRERLGERGDRGKPRAPGNGSGAVPKDDMKAPEDFIFEGRRASAKDGRPKDLKFNKRSKPKGGGVKKSKPVGRGAKRAAEWKKKKN